Within Topomyia yanbarensis strain Yona2022 chromosome 2, ASM3024719v1, whole genome shotgun sequence, the genomic segment CGAACATGATCCCAGTCCAACCATTCCTGAaacggttcgaaatcctgaatgcaTTTCGGTCCGGAATCTTGAATGAATTCcctgaattccagctcaaatactGTTGTCAATCGACTTCGGAATCGGTGGTTGCATTGGAGCTGGATTCTATACTGAAACTCCATTCATGAATCCGAATCAAATACCGAATAGTTTgatactactactactacagtttcttggttgaaaacCATCCCATTTGCTTTTTCCGTCTTTTTTCTTGATTTCCACCACGTTTTGATCTGAGACGTTTTAATGATAtagccacagagaacagatatccttgatcgaacaaaaaaaaattaaaaacgtgtgtaaacatttgaattaattcacgataaacactagcgccgccacacaaACTTATTCCAACTATCCTTCTAATCTATTCCAGAACCGGTTCAAAATCCTgcatggattcagtatggaatctggcTCAAagacaacaaccgattccgactcaatcggttgatgcatttggaTACAGctgcccggtcaaaccattcggaatttgattcggaatcctgaatggagtcagtatggattccaaatcaaatgcaataaccgattctgagtaggaatcggttgttgcatttgatttggaatccatactgactccaccCAGTAAACTATCAGGCGGCTAGGAGGGTTAAACTAGATTCTGGTGATCGATAGGCTATTGGAACGTTGTTCTAGGCTACCCGCCGAAACTTGCCgttcactgtaaaagtagtgtgggcattcagaaatccgaaccggttccggaatgagtttaactgggtggaattcatactggaagtccgaaccggttccggactaacTTGACTGGATAGacgaataaccgctgtcaattcggtcaacacccggtcaaaccattcggaatttgattcggaatcctgaatggagtcattatggattccaaatcaaatgcaacaaccgattccgactcagaataggtggttgcatttcatttggaatccatgccgactccattcaggattccgaatcaaattccgaatggtttgaccgggtggtttggatatcccaactacccaccctctaagaacggttggtttcaaaatcgtccaatgaaggacattcgttggaccaattttgacatcgtccaaataaccgttcaacgaacgtccatcgttggacccgtgttgaacgattttgaaacaattttttggacgtctcagtgggcagttaaactcattccggaaccggttcggaatcctgaatggagtcattatggattccaaatcaaatgcaacaaccgattccgagtcagaatcggttgttgcatttgatttggaatccatactgactccattcaggattccgaatcaaattccgaatggtttgaccgggtgccttcgaaaccgttagatttTTACagaagttgaatgctgaagatggacatctgttctctgtgatatagCCGAGTTTTTGATGGGCGTCTATTCTCTGTGATATACGCGAGTTTTTGACAACCTGATAAAGTGAATCTCTGCAAGAGTTAAAAAACATTCTCCCGCATTAGGGGCCATCGACCCCCGATGCGAGGACGATAAAAGTCCATAAacaacaaaaagaaaaatagtgtATAGCTCAATTTTAGTGGAAAGTGTTTTTTCTCAACAAAATACCCTCattaaaaagggaaaaaataagGTGTCACTATGCAATACTaggcatatttttcaaatgtcttcacatttcatgaaaaaatgtcttcatttgtcttcaccgaccaggattctgaatcggttttaGATTTTGAGCCAGAAATCGGTCAGACAACCGAaacaaatttgtcttcaaaatgaaaaatccgtcttcacagcctttcaaatgtcttcaaaatgaagacatgtcttcacatctggcatcgctggcAATAACAAAAATCTGTGTTTCCAAATAATTGGTGCTTCACCAGcaactagcgactaccaggtgtcacCTCAAATTCTCTCACCCGAAAAACAGGTTTCGAATCAGCCAACACACTATCAAGCGGAAAACCAGTTTCCGAGCAAATACCGAAACAAAACACCCAGAATATATGGACGTAGATACCCTCCACCCTGTTGGGGCCCCCACTCAGCCACCCAATACGACCAGCATTCGTTACTATTACGTGCGGTCAAAAACGATCAGGAGAAAAACAAGTATTTGCAGACAACAAAAAAAGTTAAGGGAACACAATACATACTATTAACAACGTCAAAAAAGTCTACAACAAACTACTGGACATGAAGCAACTTGTAAATAGACAAAATATCGAAGTAGTACCGTATCCCAACCTCAACAGAGTCAAAAGGATTATATACCACCTGGACACAAAGAATCTCGATATCAATACCATTCTATAAGCGATACGGGAACAAGGATTAACCGATGTTAGACCAATCACAAAATCGATAAGTGGTATACCAATTAACACACCTTTACTGGTGTTCTCTTTCGAAGGTTCTCTTCTCCCAGAATATAAATTTCTTGGAATGATGCGAGCCAATATCCGACGTTACCGTGAAAACCACATGCAGAGATTCCGCTGCGGGCGATTTAGACATTGGACCAAAAGATGCAGTCAGAATGAAGCCTGCCTCAACTGCACCCAAGAACACCAAACCAAAACACAACAACCAGCAACATCAAAACAAACTGAAACGAATACACGAAAAACGATCCAGTCGAAACCGACCCAGCAGAGACAAGGACCAACGGAAAAATCACCAAGTCCACTGCAAAAACCTAACACCCAACAAAAAATCGGAACAGTAACAGAAAAAAGAAGTTACAATATCTCCCACTCTTCCTCGCAACATCCAAATCCAGACATCGACATTTCAGACTAAACCAACATCaacaaaatgcaacaacaaAAAACCAAACAACTAAGCCCACCCACACTGACCATGTCCGGGGAAGCACCGGTACATACTGATGATCCCCAGCTGCTGTTGGCATGAAACCAATGAAAATCTCCTAATAAAACAACATAAACAAAAACATAGCAGAAACACTGGAATCAAACATCCCAACCAAGATGTACACTAGAAAATAATCGAAAACAAGAATATATATACCCATCATCTCTATCTCGGCGCAAAAACGCCAAAATCGAAAACTGTCCACAAACGTAAAAACCTTCTGCACCGGTCTTAACCACGGATGTACCAGACTGCATCGATGAGCCTTCGGCGGCTGCCGGTGCAGGGGGCCAGGCTTTCCCCCGGGTTAGTTCTGACAGCTTCACACATTCACGAACCTTCCACAGGAAGCCCACGGCGCAAAAGTCAAAGCAACAACGCAGACCCATACAACCCACCGACACAGTAATAGCGGACGCAACACTGGATTCTCTCGCCCGACATTGGAGGCGCCGCAAGCATAGAACCCcgcgcgataaccgatgaactgGGAATATATTTCTCACTTTCCGCAACCGGCTTGCTCCCTCCCGAGTTCCAGGCcacaaaaaatctttttattaTAGCGGTTTTTACTttaaggtcattcgtctcttttaTGGGTTAAAAGAATCTCTAGAAAAAATTCTAACATTCTCTCCATATTCTTCGCCAGAATAGAACCAGTCCTTCTCCGGATCAGAgccttgtgatgcatttttaaaaatcagcgaaattatatgcatttatttccatcaaaatagaaattcataatgtattttgcgttgcgtgcaatgtttttgcgttgcgtgcaatgtttttgcgttgcgtgtaagacgtcaaaacgatacagaaaaactagccctacatttcacaaaacgtcgaaccaagtggatcagcgtaggacgtttgttaaacaaagctgatgcaaaaatggaaattaaatgcatttttttttcaattgatgcaaatttgttatacattcttagagtgatctgcccctagatcaGAGCTCACCGACGTCCTCAGCCAGGGGCAAGAAAAAGCCACCGGAATAGACAACGTTGGCTACCCACTGCTCAAAAACCTGCCACCATCCGGAAAAAAGCGTTACTCCAGTGCTACAACCGAATCTGGGAGGGCGGGTCCCTCCCGAATTCCTGGCAGATGGCCCTAATCATCTCGATACCCAAAAAGGTCCAAAGAACTCTCACTACCAAAGATTTCCGGCCCATCCGCTTGCTCTCCTGTATTGGTAAAACTCGAGTGAATGGCCAACAGAAGATTAATGTTAAGAATGCTAACATTCTGGAACAATGCCAGCTGCTGGACTGCCGGCAACACGCGTTCCGAAAAGGGAAGGGCACAGGATCGTATCTGGCATCCCTGGGAGAGACACTCGAGCAGGCCAAAAGGGACCATCTGTACACAGACATCGCCGCTTTTGATATATACAAGGCGTACAATACTGCGTGGCGCGAGGGCATGCTCCGGCAATTTGCACGTTGGGGAATCCAAAGAAACCTTGAAAACCGAACATTCTGTGCCGGAATCGGCGGCAGCGAATCCGGTTTCTACACCGAGGAAAACAGAATGCCCAAGGGATTTGTCCTGGCGGTCACTCTCTTCTTTATCAGTATGAACTCGATATTTGCCACCCATCCCCCCCATAGTAGTAGTTGTGACGGGTAGAACCAAGGGCAGAACTCGCATCAAACTTCAAGCTGTAGTCAACGTCATCCTCAAATGGGCAACCCCAGTAGGTTTCCGGTTTTTCACTACCAAAATTTTCTACATCCATCTTTGCTCTacttacacccccccccccccccccgacacGACTAGCCGATTGTCTACACGAAGTAGCCGACCATCCTCGGAATCACTATGGTCACTAAAATCTCTTTTGTCTTCCACTTCCGGAGGGTGAAAATAGAATGCAAATGGCtggcacaaaaaaaaatcgccaagCACCCGAAGTGCGACAGGAACACCGCACTTCGGATAAGCGAATCTCTGATCCAAAGCCGGACCTACTACGGTATAGAGATCACCGGAAAAATATCGAAGGGATCGACCATAGCACACCAGCGGAAAGCACCTGCGTGGAGGCCGGCGCACTTTCGTTCCGCTGGAGAATCGCCCTCGTAATTCTTCGGCGTGCACTGGGCATTGTTGAGCGGTCGTATGGAAGCAACGAGTCCTCAATATTGTAAACGTCCCGGGAAGTGTAGGAGAACTTCACAGGAGCTACCCTACCCCCAATCACCCGGCTACACCAGATATGGTCCAGTCTGGGGAACGTTCAACCCCCCACATCGACACATCCCTGCCAAAGACCCTCCGGGCCGAAGCAGTCCCTGAAATTGCTCGGGAAACTTATAATCAGTTTGTACAGCGACGCTTCCCCAATTATACACACATCTACACCAACCGATCGAGGAAGGACGGAGAAGTGGGAGTCGGAGTCAGCAACGGTCAAACCGGCTCTTATCCGGCTTTCGCCCAAATGCTCGGTGTTCTCTGCCGAAACAGCAGCAATCGCCTTGGCCTAAAAGTCCGGGGATACCGCAAACTACTATCTTTACGGACCCCCTATCGGTGCTCCGTGCACTCTAGAGCGGCCAGTCTCGTCATCCCTTCAACCAGGCCATGGATTTCCGGACACGGCAGCATACAGGGGAACGCCGAAGTCGACGCCCTGGCAGCAAGCGGGTGGATTTCTAGAAAGACCCTGACTAAGGAAGTATCAGCCGCGGACATCAGCCGGCGCTTTACCGAGGCTCTCGACAGCGATTTCGTTGGGCACTGGTGGGTGACACCTTCAGAAAATAAAGGGACTTCCCGTCAAATAGGACGATCACTAGGACTGGAAAGAGCAGATGCTCTATCCAACGACCCGGTTAGGGAGGGCATTATGCTCAACTTTATTAATGTCATTATATAGGCCAAGACCCAGGACACCCCACCACCGTAGGGCCTCCGCCActcccggaccgggtgctgagGAGAACTCCCGTGGCTCTCGAACACCTGAACTCAACCGACCCACAATCCACCttaataaataacaataacatacattcaacaaaatttatattttggaaGACTTAATATTTATCAAATCACGGTGGACCTATACGATAGTAAAGTTTGTTTAAGGTTGTTTGACCGGTTAATTCTCAATAAACAATACAACAGCTCCTTCTCATTGAATCAGTTTTcgaatcagttgttacatttgcgctaaAATTCTTCGAGAAAACATTCCGACTGATGAATGGGATCCGAAACGACTGAGGCAGAGTTGTGAATGAGCTTCAACTTTGTTCTTGGTGGAAACTAGTGGGTTGAATGGAAAGGGCACAAacagttttatatattttatttgaaaacttaCGAATAGGCTAGTGAATAAGtgttttaaccctcaaaaaggcaagttaaaattgtgacttcaagaagcatcgctcctaagacTCAATGAAGCCAAAAGCctcttttatttcattttatcagTCAGAGAATCGAAAgtccgaaaacgctcgatcaaatttttcaaattacgagttcattgaaactagagagctgtaactagccgggcctcagAGAcctcttgcctttttgagggttaataattTTCTACAAATTGTTACCATATTTGCCTGAATGAAAtgtgtttttattttacaacagcAGTATTATAGTTTCTTCAAAACCTCAACTTTTAATATCTTTCCCATACATTTTCATACGCGTTAGTCACCACCGTAGCAGCGCCATCTCTTAAGTATTTTTGTAAAagtattatttaattaccgatTTCAAATGTAACAATATGTTTTAAAAGTTCTACtcttagaaataaaaaaaagtgctGAGATACTAACAACACAACACTAATCCGCACCAACACTGCCAAACTCAAGCTTCTTCCGTCAGctgtaaataattaaaaaatagaatttcAGATGAAATGCATGGATAATGTCTGACACttaaaccacagataacagacgtttaggctcgatttgaatcgtgtgtaaatacccgctactgaaattccgaataaatcagacgtctgaaacacgtttggcaaacgtttgtagatggcgcagtgatcgatagaatgcagttagagtgcagctgtcaaacacgtgtagcaaacagttgcgcagatggcaatagtgaaacacggatttccaacgtttatcaatttgaaagtttacacaggtttttgaagaaattttgttctagcccaaacgtctgttatctgtgcttaAACCTTGTACAGGAATCATTCATCGCTTAACAGTAGGTAGTCACAAATCAAAGCGTTCTCTTTCCCCATCCAACAGTGttggagaattaaaaaaaactacccATACCTGATGAAGAATTAAGGTTGGACaaagaatgggcaaaaatcgaaaacgaaaaaagcagttttttccacaccgtgtgctagatctttataaaaatcaatcagcttatgtagaatgtagTTACAGtacagctgattgatttttatgaagatctaacacacggtgtggaaaaaaactgcttttttcgttttcgatttttgcccattctctgttcaaccttagtTCACTATCGACGGGTATAATAATCATCCCTCCACTGAATAATTTTTGTTCGTTGAAAGAAAAATgcattgttaaaatttcattctgATAGGTAGTGAAATACCTGTGTATTTGGCAACACTAGTGAATGCACCGAAGAAACGAAAAATAGTGCTTTTGGAGTCGAAGTGCAAAGCGgacggatttctgaatggatgTGATTTTTTACCGTTCCATAAGTGTTAGAAAATAACTCCTGATTTGGCACTCACTGCATATTCCAGACATTGATGGATGTAGTTAATGTGGCCAatgcatttaattaattttaaaaacGGAGTCGTGCCAGTCAGTATGAAAAGTGCTGTctaatcaaataataaaaagCATTTTGGTTGTGTCCACTCCAGTTTAGGAGTGTGAGAAAAAGAGAGACAAAGAAAAATGTCGACCAGCGAGATTGAAGAATTCGTAAATGGAGCACTAATTTCGTGGGTAAGTTATAAGTAGATGTTTCTCCGTCAAAATTATGTGTTTCGCTAAGGCATAATAGGCTGTGTTTTGGAAGTTTTGTCAATTTCTGCACTATGCGGTGTTGTAATTTTATTTTCCAAACATTCAACAGAATAAAATGGGGCTATATCAATCCTTGATCGACATTCTAATCTGCAAGAACAATACTTCCTTAAAGGGGCAAAAACCGAGGTTGAAAATTAAGAAAGTTAATTAAATCGGCATTCAGTTGAAAACAAGCTGTTTGCTATATTACTATCAGTATGTTGTATACGAGCAGCGACAATTAAATCGTTTATAATGTGTGTTTATCAATAGTTTATTGCTTATGAAGCATTCAACTAAAAGTACAAACAAGCATATAAATGTATTTATATAAATAGATAAAACGATGGGACGGAGTTTTACCGAACATAAAGATTGACTACCAAGCCAGGTGATGATATGGATAGCACCGAGAAACAGCAGACTCCAGCAAATGTGTATAAAGTATATCAACGCGAAtactcgtattgttttttttaatgcatgcatcagcatctttttattacGCTATTTTCCTTTCAAATGGCCAATGGCCATAACCCAACTTAGTGTTTATCGAAATCTTTCTTAAGAGAAACCTTCACTAAAACATTAATAATAGAATTAGCCACCTATTGTGAAAAATGGGAGGCAAAATGTAGAACTGCAGAGAAATAACTATGTTTATTTATAAATTGGTATCCAGAGCGAtgaccaaaatatttttatactccaATCGGTATAAAATAATGTCAGCTACAATTCTTGGAAAAAACAATATCTATACTCTTCCAATTTGttcaacaattaaaaaaaaaatcgtgaatgGGATGCACTTTTTTCCAATTCATTTGAGTTAATACTAGCGACAATTTACGAAAAACGTATTGTGAAGATACTGCTATTTCTATCACTTAGTCTtcaaatgtcgattttaatgtgCATTagatttaaaattcaaaatatgttCCTTTAGTTCACCTTTATTCGAATTTTTCCTTTAGTTCACCTTCGgttcaaatttatattttcagattGAATCATGCCTCCCGCGGCACGAGATAATAGCTGGCTACGTATCACTGCTGGATGGGACCATCCTACATACTGTGTACCTTCAAATTGACCCCGAACCTCAGTATCATCCGGTTAAGTTGAAGAGTGTGGAAGGGCTTTCACTGATTACAAGTCGCTCGCGGAACTTCGATGCTATAGTACGAAATCTGCGGAACCTGTACGATGAAGAACTTGGCCAGACAATATTGGCTTTACCAGACTGTTCGATTCTTGGTCAATCTCCAGAATCGCGAGCCGGATTGGAACAGATGAAACTATTAATAACCCTACTCT encodes:
- the LOC131681197 gene encoding uncharacterized protein LOC131681197; amino-acid sequence: MALIISIPKKVQRTLTTKDFRPIRLLSCIGKTRVNGQQKINVKNANILEQCQLLDCRQHAFRKGKGTGSYLASLGETLEQAKRDHLYTDIAAFDIYKAYNTAWREGMLRQFARWGIQRNLENRTFCAGIGGSESGFYTEENRMPKGFVLAVTLFFISMNSIFATHPPHSSSCDG